From one Candidatus Eisenbacteria bacterium genomic stretch:
- a CDS encoding group II intron reverse transcriptase/maturase, whose amino-acid sequence RRRVRMCYWKQWRRARTKVGKLLALGTRKREAILTAISRKSYWHLSKSLATQTGMTNVWLASQGLLSVCDLWMKAHGYA is encoded by the coding sequence CCGCCGGCGTGTCCGAATGTGCTACTGGAAGCAGTGGCGCCGGGCGCGAACAAAGGTGGGGAAACTGTTGGCATTGGGAACACGCAAACGCGAGGCGATCTTGACGGCGATCAGTCGCAAGAGCTACTGGCACCTGTCGAAATCCCTCGCGACGCAGACCGGGATGACGAATGTGTGGCTTGCAAGCCAGGGACTGCTTTCCGTTTGCGACCTGTGGATGAAAGCGCATGGCTATGCGTGA
- a CDS encoding HigA family addiction module antidote protein, protein MTNGGSVSGGTTETPTMSRSWITTKDRLMAKKMDPVHPGEILLEEFLVPMELSQNKLACDLGVSPRRINEIVLGKRAITADTALRLARYFKMSPEFWMGLQMEYELDVEADRLGQRLKKEVGMYRKVG, encoded by the coding sequence ATGACCAATGGCGGATCTGTTTCCGGTGGAACAACGGAGACGCCCACGATGTCGAGATCGTGGATTACCACAAAGGATAGACTCATGGCCAAGAAAATGGATCCGGTCCATCCCGGCGAAATCCTTTTGGAGGAGTTCCTCGTCCCGATGGAACTGAGCCAGAACAAGTTGGCGTGTGATCTGGGGGTTTCGCCTCGGCGTATTAATGAGATCGTGCTCGGCAAACGCGCCATCACAGCGGACACAGCGCTTCGTCTGGCCCGATATTTTAAAATGTCCCCTGAGTTCTGGATGGGACTCCAAATGGAATACGAACTTGATGTGGAAGCCGATCGGCTGGGGCAGCGCCTAAAGAAGGAGGTCGGCATGTACCGTAAGGTGGGCTGA
- a CDS encoding type II toxin-antitoxin system RelE/ParE family toxin gives MIRSFSSRDTQAIANRMPARRPPHDIQRVALRKLRMLNQARTLQDLRVPPGNRLEALKSPRKGQHSICINDQWRICFRWNNGDAHDVEIVDYHKG, from the coding sequence ATGATTCGATCCTTCAGCTCCCGAGACACTCAAGCTATCGCCAACCGGATGCCAGCGCGGCGACCGCCCCACGATATCCAGAGGGTGGCTTTGCGGAAGCTCAGGATGCTCAACCAGGCAAGAACTCTGCAGGACTTGCGTGTGCCCCCTGGGAATCGACTCGAAGCCCTGAAGAGTCCACGCAAAGGACAGCACAGTATTTGCATTAATGACCAATGGCGGATCTGTTTCCGGTGGAACAACGGAGACGCCCACGATGTCGAGATCGTGGATTACCACAAAGGATAG
- a CDS encoding class I SAM-dependent methyltransferase, producing MEMFRLYDDLAWLWPMWGGPEEYADYCTHVVRLISAHAQIPVRSLLNIGCGGGKNAFNLKRHYNVTGLDLSPRMLELSRALNPECAFLPGDMRGFNLDRAFDAILMDDAISYMANRANLRSAFEAAYRHLSPGGVMVVGPDYTKETFVQNRTVATPAVGTAKLAKVEVVFVENDYDPDPTDECYEGTILYLIREHGRLRVETDCHILGLFAYEVWRETLTEVGFQIHQENYVEGGREHVTFACLKPR from the coding sequence ATGGAGATGTTCAGGCTGTATGATGACCTCGCCTGGCTGTGGCCGATGTGGGGCGGTCCGGAGGAGTACGCTGACTATTGCACCCATGTGGTCCGACTCATCAGCGCACACGCCCAGATTCCTGTCCGATCACTCTTGAACATTGGGTGCGGTGGGGGAAAGAACGCCTTCAACCTGAAAAGACACTACAACGTGACGGGGCTTGACCTAAGCCCGCGCATGCTCGAATTGTCTAGGGCACTGAATCCAGAATGTGCATTCCTGCCCGGTGACATGCGTGGCTTCAACCTCGACAGAGCCTTTGACGCCATCCTGATGGATGACGCCATCTCGTACATGGCGAACCGTGCAAACCTAAGATCGGCGTTTGAGGCGGCCTACCGACATCTCAGCCCCGGTGGCGTCATGGTCGTCGGACCCGATTATACAAAGGAAACATTCGTTCAGAACCGGACTGTCGCCACCCCGGCGGTCGGGACTGCAAAACTGGCAAAGGTAGAGGTTGTGTTCGTCGAGAATGACTACGATCCTGACCCAACCGATGAGTGCTACGAGGGGACAATTCTCTACCTGATCAGAGAACACGGCAGACTACGGGTCGAGACCGACTGCCACATTCTGGGACTCTTTGCCTACGAGGTGTGGCGAGAGACATTGACGGAAGTAGGTTTCCAGATACATCAGGAGAACTATGTCGAAGGCGGCAGAGAGCATGTGACGTTTGCGTGCTTGAAGCCGAGATGA
- a CDS encoding phage integrase N-terminal SAM-like domain-containing protein, which produces MATDRQIRQAADAVSLYCGQYKKLDGGNPESRLETTHEPQSRSLDPPAALAELRRLLELRHYAPSTLSAYLGWSQRYLNFLGRNRKGPPTTADAQAFLSYLATRRKVAAATQNQAFNALLFLHRYVYCADFGDMKDTVRARRRRKLPVVLTIEEVRALFAQLRGLARIMLAVIYGGGLRLNELVQLRVKDLDFDAGTITIRAGKGDTDRVTLLPKRLHPGLQKHLERVKAKHHRDLNAGAWEAPLPNSFKRKYPNAGLERYWQFVFPSSTKALRRP; this is translated from the coding sequence ATGGCGACGGATCGCCAAATCCGTCAAGCTGCTGACGCTGTAAGCCTCTATTGCGGCCAGTACAAAAAGCTGGATGGGGGGAATCCCGAATCCAGGCTCGAAACAACCCACGAACCGCAAAGCCGCTCTCTGGATCCGCCGGCGGCGCTGGCCGAACTGCGACGGCTCCTCGAATTACGTCATTACGCGCCTAGTACGCTGAGCGCCTATTTGGGTTGGTCCCAGCGATATCTCAATTTTCTGGGCCGGAATAGAAAAGGGCCGCCGACAACGGCCGATGCCCAGGCCTTCCTGAGCTACCTGGCGACCCGTCGCAAGGTGGCCGCCGCCACGCAGAATCAGGCTTTTAACGCCCTGCTTTTCCTGCACCGTTATGTCTACTGCGCTGATTTCGGCGACATGAAGGATACGGTTCGCGCCCGACGCAGACGAAAGCTCCCGGTCGTCCTGACGATCGAAGAAGTGCGCGCCCTTTTCGCTCAACTGCGGGGTCTGGCTCGGATCATGTTGGCCGTGATCTACGGCGGAGGCCTGCGGCTGAATGAACTTGTACAATTACGCGTGAAGGATCTCGATTTCGACGCCGGCACGATCACCATTCGCGCGGGCAAAGGCGATACGGACCGCGTTACCCTACTCCCAAAACGGTTGCATCCCGGATTACAGAAACACCTGGAGAGAGTGAAAGCCAAGCATCACCGAGATCTGAATGCCGGCGCCTGGGAAGCCCCGTTGCCGAACAGCTTCAAGAGAAAGTATCCCAACGCTGGGCTCGAGCGGTATTGGCAGTTTGTCTTTCCCTCGAGCACAAAAGCGTTGAGACGACCATGA
- a CDS encoding GNAT family N-acetyltransferase, which yields MEIQQDKIIAAGDRAVLRDREPDDLETQLRWFSRGEWLQFDAPWEHIDFPQTAEEREKFKTNFLIHCDKGKVTPRKSAIIASKEGLSLGWVNRYADERFPAVWSIGIDICEDAYLNKGIGTEALRLWIRHLFKNSDIHKIALATWSMNPRMKHVAEKIGFVREGAEREMIKWKGAWHNRIHYGCLRSEWEKMTEPDGSVTS from the coding sequence ATGGAAATCCAACAAGACAAGATCATCGCCGCCGGCGACAGGGCCGTCCTCCGGGACAGGGAACCCGATGATCTTGAGACGCAACTGCGTTGGTTCTCACGGGGCGAATGGCTGCAATTCGACGCCCCCTGGGAGCATATCGATTTCCCTCAAACGGCGGAGGAGCGCGAAAAGTTTAAGACGAATTTCCTGATTCATTGCGACAAAGGCAAGGTCACCCCGCGCAAATCGGCGATTATCGCCTCGAAGGAGGGTCTCTCGCTGGGATGGGTGAATCGTTACGCCGATGAACGATTCCCCGCCGTTTGGAGCATCGGCATCGATATTTGCGAGGATGCGTATTTAAACAAAGGGATCGGCACTGAGGCCCTGCGCCTCTGGATCCGGCATCTTTTTAAGAACTCAGACATTCACAAAATCGCCCTCGCCACATGGTCGATGAATCCGCGAATGAAGCATGTCGCGGAGAAGATCGGTTTTGTCCGTGAGGGCGCGGAGCGCGAAATGATCAAGTGGAAGGGCGCCTGGCATAATCGCATCCATTACGGGTGCCTCCGTTCGGAATGGGAAAAGATGACAGAGCCGGATGGGAGCGTGACGTCATGA
- a CDS encoding carbamoyltransferase: MPDSLTILGLSAFYHDSAACLLRDGKLVAAAQEERFSRKKHDYRFPAHAVEYCLQEAEIDISAIDYVVFYDKPFLKFERLLESYLAYAPKGITSFLTAMPIWMRQKLLLKDLICKELNYNGEILFPEHHESHAASAFFPSPFREAALITADGVGEWATASYGIGRDNRVQILSEIKFPHSLGLLYSAFTYFTGFRVNSGEYKIMGLAPYGEPRYVDLIKSELIDIKDDGSFRLNLPYFNYQVGLTMTNDRFAKLFGGPPRKPETPITKREMDMARSIQVVTEEVMLKMAAHVHKETGARYLCLAGGVALNCVANGKILREGPFEDLWIQPASGDAGGALGAAYAIWHHFLDQPRKLDWSHQDKAPRDQQTGSYLGPEFSEREILAYLEAEGIPHERFLIEEIPRLTAELINSERVVGWFQGRMEFGPRALGSRSIIGDARSPKMQSVMNLKIKYRESFRPFAPTVRAEDVSEWFSIDRESPYMLLVADVHPDKWRTLTAEEEKLTGLAKLHVPRSEVPAITHVDFTARLQTVNKLDNPIYHAMITAFKELTGCPVIINTSFNVRGEPIVCSPEDAYRCFMRTEMDYLVMGPFILDKTKQPAREESPEEWQQEFPPD; encoded by the coding sequence ATGCCGGACAGCCTCACTATCCTCGGTCTCTCGGCCTTCTACCACGATAGTGCCGCCTGTTTGTTGCGCGACGGAAAGCTTGTCGCCGCCGCACAGGAAGAGCGGTTCAGCCGGAAGAAACATGATTACCGCTTTCCGGCGCACGCCGTTGAGTATTGCCTGCAGGAAGCAGAGATCGACATCAGCGCCATCGATTATGTCGTTTTTTATGATAAACCCTTTCTGAAATTTGAGCGGCTGCTGGAATCGTATCTCGCCTACGCGCCCAAGGGGATCACCTCTTTTTTAACGGCGATGCCGATTTGGATGCGGCAAAAGCTGCTTCTCAAGGATCTCATTTGCAAAGAATTGAACTATAATGGCGAGATACTCTTTCCCGAGCATCACGAATCGCACGCCGCCTCCGCTTTCTTTCCCTCGCCCTTCCGTGAAGCGGCCCTGATTACGGCGGATGGGGTCGGCGAGTGGGCGACGGCTTCTTATGGGATCGGCCGGGATAACCGGGTCCAGATCCTATCCGAGATAAAGTTTCCCCATTCCTTGGGACTTCTTTACTCAGCTTTTACATACTTCACCGGCTTCAGGGTCAATTCCGGCGAATACAAAATCATGGGATTGGCCCCCTACGGCGAGCCCCGCTATGTCGATTTGATCAAATCGGAGCTTATCGATATCAAGGATGACGGTTCCTTCCGGCTCAATCTCCCCTATTTCAATTATCAAGTCGGATTGACGATGACAAATGACCGGTTTGCAAAGCTCTTCGGCGGCCCGCCGCGAAAGCCGGAGACGCCGATCACAAAACGCGAAATGGATATGGCCCGGTCGATCCAGGTCGTCACCGAAGAGGTCATGTTAAAGATGGCGGCGCATGTTCACAAAGAAACGGGCGCGCGTTATCTCTGCCTGGCGGGCGGTGTCGCTCTGAATTGCGTGGCCAACGGCAAAATCCTTCGGGAAGGCCCCTTTGAAGATCTGTGGATTCAGCCCGCTTCCGGCGACGCCGGCGGCGCCCTCGGCGCGGCCTATGCTATTTGGCATCATTTCCTCGATCAACCCCGCAAGCTTGATTGGTCTCATCAGGACAAGGCGCCGCGGGATCAGCAGACCGGTTCGTATCTCGGACCCGAGTTCTCAGAAAGGGAGATCCTAGCGTATCTCGAAGCGGAGGGGATTCCCCATGAGAGATTCCTCATCGAAGAGATCCCGAGACTAACAGCGGAACTTATCAATTCCGAGAGAGTCGTCGGATGGTTTCAGGGCCGGATGGAGTTTGGCCCGCGGGCGCTGGGCAGCCGCAGCATCATCGGCGACGCCCGTTCCCCGAAGATGCAATCGGTCATGAATCTAAAGATTAAATACAGGGAATCATTCCGCCCCTTCGCACCGACGGTCCGGGCGGAAGATGTCTCCGAGTGGTTCTCGATCGACCGGGAAAGCCCCTATATGCTTCTCGTGGCCGACGTGCATCCCGATAAATGGCGAACCCTGACAGCGGAGGAAGAGAAGCTCACCGGGCTGGCAAAGTTGCACGTTCCCCGGTCGGAAGTTCCGGCTATTACGCATGTCGACTTCACGGCGCGCCTGCAAACGGTGAACAAACTCGACAATCCGATCTATCACGCCATGATCACGGCCTTCAAGGAACTGACCGGATGTCCCGTCATTATCAACACATCGTTCAATGTGCGCGGCGAACCGATCGTTTGCTCACCCGAGGATGCTTATCGCTGTTTCATGCGAACCGAAATGGATTATCTCGTCATGGGACCCTTCATTCTCGATAAGACAAAACAACCGGCTCGTGAGGAGTCGCCGGAGGAGTGGCAGCAGGAATTTCCACCGGATTAA
- a CDS encoding class I SAM-dependent methyltransferase — translation MGSGYYSERLSGKRLLQCYEVASARVRRYLESELNHALKQIRPGQSVLELGCGYGRLLPPIAAKAGRIIGIDSSFDNLEYGREYLAGCGCRSFDLQVMDAARLGFKEDHFDCVLCLQNGISAFQVDQRALILEALRVLRPGGRALFSSYAERFWNDRLEWFRLQAAAGLLGEIDEEQTRDGVIVCRDGFRATTVTPAGFHALLHGLNVQANIVEVDGSSLFCEMTK, via the coding sequence ATGGGGAGCGGGTATTACAGCGAAAGGCTATCCGGCAAACGCCTGCTACAATGCTATGAGGTGGCGTCCGCCCGGGTGCGCCGCTATCTCGAATCCGAGCTGAATCATGCGCTGAAACAAATCCGGCCCGGTCAATCCGTCCTTGAATTGGGCTGCGGGTACGGCCGCCTCCTGCCGCCGATCGCCGCGAAAGCCGGGCGGATCATCGGCATCGACTCCTCTTTCGATAATCTCGAGTACGGCCGGGAATACCTCGCCGGATGCGGATGCCGCTCCTTCGATCTTCAGGTGATGGACGCCGCTCGACTCGGCTTCAAAGAGGATCATTTTGATTGCGTTTTGTGCCTTCAAAATGGGATCTCCGCCTTTCAGGTCGACCAACGCGCCTTGATCCTCGAAGCTCTCCGCGTGCTGAGACCGGGCGGCCGCGCCCTTTTTTCGAGCTATGCGGAGAGGTTTTGGAATGACCGGCTGGAATGGTTCCGCCTGCAGGCCGCCGCCGGATTGTTGGGGGAGATTGATGAGGAACAAACCCGCGATGGCGTCATCGTCTGTCGTGACGGTTTTCGGGCGACGACCGTAACACCCGCCGGCTTTCATGCCTTGCTCCACGGTCTCAATGTTCAAGCGAATATTGTAGAAGTAGACGGATCGAGCCTCTTTTGTGAGATGACCAAATAA
- a CDS encoding PEP-CTERM sorting domain-containing protein (PEP-CTERM proteins occur, often in large numbers, in the proteomes of bacteria that also encode an exosortase, a predicted intramembrane cysteine proteinase. The presence of a PEP-CTERM domain at a protein's C-terminus predicts cleavage within the sorting domain, followed by covalent anchoring to some some component of the (usually Gram-negative) cell surface. Many PEP-CTERM proteins exhibit an unusual sequence composition that includes large numbers of potential glycosylation sites. Expression of one such protein has been shown restore the ability of a bacterium to form floc, a type of biofilm.), whose protein sequence is MTAVLSRCFGLLAVLGLLVSPAAGFLLFEDMSLFMDSAGDLQHVDFTDLPDGTLLANQYQVLGLTFPQGDDYGYTDDRFQLDEHGISGGGEDPSTIGFDFDEAIASFGIAFPGALQVEVFDYLGGLSLGSFVFGPNPTLTPRVGAYPFGGIIAEAGQEFGYVEVTAWANNEADLLGRRADVDDLFFSNLTPDVPPVPEPATIGLTLLGLSVLSLSRKRRKNS, encoded by the coding sequence ATGACTGCTGTACTGAGTCGTTGTTTCGGACTCCTCGCTGTTCTCGGACTGCTCGTCTCCCCCGCCGCAGGTTTTCTCCTTTTTGAGGACATGTCTCTCTTCATGGATTCGGCGGGAGATCTTCAGCACGTTGATTTCACCGATCTGCCCGATGGGACGCTGCTGGCCAATCAGTATCAGGTTCTGGGTTTGACTTTTCCCCAGGGAGATGACTACGGCTATACTGATGATCGCTTCCAGCTCGATGAACACGGCATCTCCGGCGGCGGTGAAGATCCATCCACGATAGGATTCGACTTCGATGAAGCCATAGCGAGTTTCGGGATCGCCTTTCCCGGAGCCTTGCAGGTTGAGGTCTTTGACTATCTGGGCGGATTGTCTCTCGGTAGCTTCGTCTTTGGACCGAATCCTACATTAACCCCGCGGGTGGGGGCCTACCCCTTCGGAGGGATTATCGCCGAGGCGGGGCAGGAATTCGGCTATGTCGAGGTGACGGCTTGGGCGAACAACGAAGCAGATCTGTTGGGGCGCCGGGCCGATGTCGACGACCTGTTCTTCTCAAACCTCACCCCCGATGTACCGCCCGTTCCCGAACCGGCGACCATCGGGCTGACGCTTCTCGGATTGAGCGTTCTTTCCCTCTCAAGGAAGCGCCGGAAGAACAGCTAG
- a CDS encoding Ig-like domain-containing protein, whose protein sequence is MFKNRSFRKMLPLFAFLVYILPALLGGCGRDKATQPDEHSGGPTVTITHPTDNSTVSGNVTVTADATNAGMVRFYIESTEIGNDATSPYAIMWNTANTSNGSHTLKAKAEGSNATAENEITVIVNNMTGEIAVAVQPATAVVQLGATRQFTAIVTGTTNTGVTWSVDSGSSFGTINASGLYTAPAALPNPATAVVRATSAADPSKSGTAQITLTETGGEISVSITPPTATVTLGQTQQFSAQVTGTTDTGVTWSVDSGSSFGSVNASGLYTAPAALPNPATAVVRATSTADPSKSGTAQVTLQSSGGVPTEEKELIQEIFDTAYSSNELTEESISLAAQAVWGATELNGGSPTFTGTLTQSAPNSEDFTYSPTPNDRLIVLFSGSPAIEFVFTQFDGYVDGTWEDFLDEHELDFTVFIQDQMNFRIQSEKGSVGYGHWQWQRRSTGSVVYNDETLQIDIVDEGDQTSSVDSGWAESELTTGTTGTVTSPTASITVNQSYWSHLIHNSGDAVEIRNFIFRNGNTASFNGSNYQFVGEEAGRPASVRWEAYTHFGSGGPDSTWLNTVSEPDYWLYEGGLLKDGAVYGLLQFTGPVISGTWGPDLELHTAEGDILLHSLINMP, encoded by the coding sequence ATGTTCAAAAATCGATCATTCCGTAAAATGTTGCCGCTTTTCGCATTCCTTGTCTACATCCTGCCCGCCCTCCTCGGCGGATGCGGGCGCGACAAAGCGACCCAGCCGGATGAACATTCCGGTGGCCCCACGGTAACAATTACGCATCCGACTGATAACAGCACCGTCTCCGGCAATGTCACGGTCACGGCCGACGCGACCAACGCCGGGATGGTGAGATTTTACATTGAGAGCACCGAGATCGGGAATGACGCGACCTCTCCCTATGCGATCATGTGGAATACGGCGAATACATCCAACGGATCCCACACATTGAAGGCGAAGGCGGAAGGATCCAATGCCACGGCGGAAAATGAAATCACCGTGATTGTCAACAACATGACCGGCGAGATCGCCGTGGCGGTCCAGCCGGCCACAGCCGTTGTTCAATTGGGCGCCACGCGGCAATTCACCGCTATCGTCACCGGCACAACCAACACAGGCGTGACCTGGAGCGTTGATAGCGGATCTTCCTTCGGAACGATCAATGCATCAGGTCTTTACACCGCGCCCGCCGCCCTGCCGAATCCGGCAACGGCTGTCGTTCGCGCCACCAGCGCCGCCGATCCATCAAAGAGCGGAACAGCCCAAATCACGCTGACCGAAACCGGCGGTGAGATTTCGGTGAGCATTACCCCTCCAACCGCCACGGTCACATTGGGACAAACGCAGCAATTCAGCGCGCAAGTCACCGGTACAACCGACACAGGCGTGACCTGGAGTGTTGATAGCGGCTCTTCCTTCGGATCGGTCAATGCATCAGGTCTTTACACCGCGCCGGCCGCCCTGCCGAATCCGGCAACGGCTGTCGTCCGCGCCACCAGCACGGCCGATCCGTCGAAAAGCGGCACGGCGCAGGTGACGCTGCAGAGCAGTGGCGGTGTCCCCACCGAAGAAAAGGAACTGATTCAGGAGATTTTCGATACCGCCTACTCGTCGAACGAATTGACCGAAGAATCTATTTCATTGGCCGCGCAGGCGGTTTGGGGAGCGACGGAGCTCAATGGTGGATCGCCGACCTTCACGGGAACGCTTACCCAATCCGCCCCCAATTCTGAGGATTTCACCTACTCCCCGACGCCCAATGACCGGCTCATCGTGCTCTTCTCCGGATCTCCCGCCATAGAATTCGTATTTACACAATTCGACGGCTATGTCGACGGCACCTGGGAAGATTTTCTCGATGAACATGAGTTGGATTTCACTGTCTTTATTCAGGATCAAATGAATTTCAGAATCCAAAGCGAGAAGGGTTCCGTTGGGTACGGTCATTGGCAATGGCAGCGACGGAGTACCGGCTCGGTGGTTTACAACGATGAAACGCTTCAAATCGACATTGTCGACGAAGGGGACCAGACCTCATCGGTTGACTCGGGCTGGGCGGAATCTGAACTCACCACCGGAACCACCGGGACGGTTACATCACCAACCGCTTCCATTACGGTCAATCAATCCTATTGGTCCCATTTGATTCATAATTCCGGAGACGCGGTAGAGATTAGGAACTTTATTTTTAGGAATGGGAATACCGCCTCATTCAATGGATCCAACTATCAATTCGTCGGCGAGGAAGCCGGCCGGCCGGCTTCGGTGCGCTGGGAGGCTTATACACACTTCGGCAGTGGCGGGCCCGATTCCACTTGGCTCAATACCGTGTCGGAACCCGACTACTGGCTTTATGAAGGCGGCCTGCTCAAGGACGGCGCTGTTTATGGGCTGCTCCAATTCACCGGTCCGGTCATCTCCGGCACTTGGGGCCCCGATCTGGAACTTCATACCGCTGAGGGGGATATCCTGCTGCATTCCCTGATCAACATGCCGTGA